In Sander vitreus isolate 19-12246 chromosome 4, sanVit1, whole genome shotgun sequence, the genomic stretch CTGTGTTAACATTCAAACTAGTATCCTGGTTTTAAGTCTCTTTAAGTTTTTGGAAACCTGGACCACAGTTCAACCTGATTATGATGCTCTCTGTATGCCTGATTCTACTATTACCCATGTTTCTAATCATCTGTTGGTGCAGCCATGTGTTTGGCTTCTCTACAGCCATCAGATCTCTTTAAATCTTCTTCTGACTGAGTCATCGCAACATTTGAGGATAAACCAAATTTGTTTTCTAGACTCTGGATTTACTTTCATCTGATGACCAATACAAAGTGActtgttgggtctgggaactcaccattggcaggtctcaatccaaggggcgggataaacggttatCTTTCAAAATCCCTCtacactcatagccaaccagagcaatgcTAGttaatagattaaacttttgccgtatccagtTGGCAAAACCCCGAACACATCTTCATTTTTTAAGAATAACTttagtgcttaactccaagtcttccagagttggGTGAGTGGTTTCCTGTAGGATGTGCGGGCTACTATAGGTCAAGTCATGTCCACCTTTACATCATGATACACAGTTATAAGAGATGAATCTGCTATGTGTGAGTTTTTAAGAATTTATCAAAGGAAGCAGTGCATATAGGACACTATTAAAATGTTTGACATGATGATTCTCTGCTCATAAGATGGTTTAGGGGCATTGTGTGAGATCAAAGGAATAGTTAGAGAAATAAAATAGATGCATCTAAATGGGAGCAGAGAAAACCCCAAGAAGAGGATTcggtttgcttttcttttttttttctttttttctttttttttttatagaccaGGCATGTATTCTCTTTAGATTTCAATCTACAGTATGCTATTGCTCCAAATGAGCTATAGGGACATCTTGAGGTCATTTGGTCGATCCACGTCCTACACTGTTTTAATTTTCTTCCTCATGGTTTCAGCCAGTCTCTCAGCCCTGATACCAAGTTCACACAAACTCAGGCAAATCAGAGACCGATTCATTGTTTCTGCAGCAGACTTCAGAAGCAGACTTCAGAAACAATTATGGGAAAATAATATGGgaaaactgtttttatttaaggAGTGCAAGGacattaaagcgcccatattatgctcattttcaggttcataattgtattttaaggttgtaccagaataggtttacatggtttaattttcaaaaaacaccatatttttgttgtactgcacagctctctctcactgctgcagattctcttttcacctggtctctgttttagctacagagtgagacctcttttcttcttcttcttctgtactatctttgattgcactcgcacatgcgcagtagctcagatgtacatcatgtcagctagctagctccatagacagtaaaagaaaggctgtttctacaacttcggtcagttacaaggcaggattagctgggaggcttctaaatgagggcgcacatgtaagtagttcttttgtagattatggtgaacttgtgtgtgttgtagcagtgctttgctattgagaacgaggagcatgctagcattagcattagcgttagcatgctaacgctaacgctacgagctaacggttagccagcttgtttcggcttgtgacgtcacaacagctcacccagagactgaaggcaggacacattcagaaaccgtatctcactcaaaacagcaagTAAAAGTATGAAAGTACTATCAGCAAAATGCATTTAAAGTGCTATATTAGCAGTaacagtaggcctactcatGCAAAAGAGTAAACCCTGAGTGAGTAAACGAtagtattttattatatatctgATGCAATAACATGTAAAAAGCATTGCATTTCTGTGGCTGGTCAAAAGAGAGCTGTAACTACTTTACATACTGTTGGGTACTTTATTCTACAACAATGACTGTTATgcggctacattcatttaagtTCAAGTAGAAGTAGcctaaaatggaaatactcaaggaGTAATTCATGGAATTCTATTTATCACATGAACACCAGAGGatgtaaaatgacaaaataagatgtgcaaaataaaaacctaTTTTGCTATATGAAAGGGCAGCTTTTTTCATTAATGCATAAAGAAAGTGAAGGAGAGAACCCAACTGTACAGTGTGCGCAAAAAGAAGCAAAATGTGCAACAGTTAAGTAGCCACATCTCATTGTAAATCTGATTCGAATAgtgccttttatttatttattgatgctGTTTTGTtgccactgctgctgtctgtttactaaatctattttatttaactattttttgtaatgtttttattcacttattttctttattttgtctaCATCGAGAGAAGCCACAATTGCATTTTAATAATGATAGCCTttatatgataataaagagcattctgattctgatgatcTCAACTGCCATTATATTAATAAGGACTAGGTCTACGTCTAAACGAGTAGCCTAACCTAGACGGACAAGCAGCCTGTTGTCAATTTTAAGTTTGCACAATATTGTTTGAAAGCAAAACCTTAAGTTGTCACACGTtttctagtctcgcattgtcagacctatATGTCCACGGCGCTGTGGAGTAGCCTACGTTTTCTGATACTAATGCTACTAGTAAAACACAACTCGCTGgagctttaaaaaaacagtcGGCCCTCCCAAACCaaacctcctccagacagaccTAACAGGCGGGTCTAACGTCCTCTTATCCCGCCCACTGCTCTGCTGcagtcctctcctctcctgaaCGCTGATGTGTTACTAACTTCAGCCTCCAACTCTGCCAAAATGTTCAATTTCGGATCAAAATTTCTGGTGCTGTTACTCCTGGCCTTCCCCTGTGGATTAATATCCATCGGTAAGACATTTTCTTCTTTGAAGCAGACGGTTTATCTCGTCGCCTCACTTCGGCAACAAGTTATTAGACAGCCTCTCATATTGACGTGGCATAGTCACGTAGCTATTCAGCAGCTTTAAGCCACCGCTTTCTAAACGTCAATGTATAGACTTGTTATCCATACGTTTATTCATAGCATTGAGTGGTAGCTCGTCTCTTTGACTCTGAAAATAATCGGCTTCTTTAACCAGCCGCTGCCGTCTAAGCGTAGGAAAATAATGTCAGCCATTAAATGTGAAGTTAAATTTCACTTTGTGAACTTTAGAGGTGATTTTAGACAATGTGTACAAGTCGTTGTGAATGCAGCAACAGTTAACGGCTCCCTCTTGCTGGGACACGTCACCATAGATAAGatggtaacttagcctactatATGTTTGTTGGTGTCTCTTAAGCTTTTTCCCCGCTGACTTTAAAGTGGGGACTTTGGTTGTGTTGCTGTTGTTCATTTTACACTTGCAACAAAGTTTGTCTGCAGACAGGTAAATACCTGGcaataatgaaaatgtataaacatTTACAATCTGTAAAAATTGGActtgattcattcattttatattCCATTTGAATTATTGTGAACACTGCTGGTCAATCCAGCTAAAACATTACTTTAAACATTTGATTcattgattggtttattgcttAATGGTGTAATATTGTAGCCTAGTTCTACCACCAAGAAaagatacatttacattttttcagaAGATCAAATTGtattgttttcacactttttcCACAGCTACACTTATCATtctccacacaaaaaaacagttcaactcaatatttttgaccaaataccttgatatcgaCATACAGTGATGCTTTAGGGATGACTGTTGGCATTTGTAGGAGATATACAAACATAAAAGttgtgtaaaagaaaaaatatcaaTACAGGCTTGCATTGTCCATTTTGCTTACTAAAAACTGTCAAAAGATTGCTAGCTGAGAAAATCCACTGACCACAACAGTTTTTAACACCAGGAAAACGCACTTCATCAGTATTAATGTATTATCATGTATTAAGATGGGACAATAATCAAATCCTGGACGATAAtcattattaacattatttccTCATTTctatgtttgtgtattttgccCCGTGCAGGCCAGGTCTCTGCAGACTCCGACTCTGCTGAGGACATTGCTGAGGACCCAGATGCTGCAgtagatgaggaggaggaagatgatgaagaggtgCTCGTTGAGGAAGATCAGATACAACCATCGGTATGTTTAATTCATACGCAGTATAGCAATTTCCATAGATGTACATGCAGATGATtaataggggtgtcacgattctccaaatcctccattcgattacattttagattttaaggtcacgattcgattctcaaattttacattttttttttttttttaaagcacaggttgctatgccattattcaaataatattctaagatttaatgctcaaatgcagcctgttattaatatgtactacattACTattaagcatgtggttgttgttacatattctgtccactagagggacttccaacatcagcctgaCCTCGAAGGGGACCTACGTCACAGCGCATCGCATTTCCGACATGCCGctctgtttacattcatttcccACCACAAGAACACAgcgacacaaatcaacagagaactccggaatgaaacatgatctaacaagtgtagtgaagcagctctgttgtaaaggctaacggtgctcggcTAGCACAAttacatcatgttagaaagcagaGCCGACACgatttgtcaaaaaataaagtaacaaaagtgttagccacgatgctaatgTCATTGATAACTgagccaaacggtgctgtcactgCTATCAAACGTTgtcactcactggaaatccaaaatacttccacaccggcgacttcagtgaaagaggagggggttcaaCTTCTGTCGAAgggtctcctgcatctgcagttgctATGTTATCTTTTGACTGGATGTAGCTAAGTTAGAGGAGTttgactcgcagcacttcaacacgtgtTTTTTTTCCGCTTGACAAGCCAACTGGACGTGACCTGGGGGCGTGGCAGcatcgacgattccattttttaattCGAAGTtcgagattgtgacttaatttcggtcgatttcaaattaaaatcaaaatcgTGACACCCTTAATGATTAAGTAACAATGTCATGCGTTGGTCCTCCtcaggaaggagaggaagaagactCTGATGAAGCAGCTGATAAACTCTTAACATCTCACCCTGATGCCGACACAACCATCCTCTTCATGACAGGAGAAGGTTGGTTCAGCTCCTGTTATTTTTCAACCGGTTAGCTTTTACAGTGTTTACACTAAGTGAATACATCATCCCggactgcttttattttatggGGCAACATAGCAGGCAATCCTCCGACTTTTGTAGTCCATCTTATAACTCGTACTTAATTTATATTCATGATTCTTTTATTATATTCATGATTTACTTGTATTTGTAATACATTTAGAGTTTCCTGCCAATGAAATTGTGAGGTTCCTGGTGGGTTTTACCAACAAGGGAAGTCAGGATTTCACCGTTCAGTCGTTGGAGGCCTCCTTCCGTTACCCCCAAGACTTCCAGTTCTACATTCAGAATGTAAGTTTAATCTTtaactaaaaaaatatttttttttaaaaaaccgGCAAACATTTGCTCCACATTTTTGACTCAATCTGGAGTCTGAtacaaaataatttaagaaTGCAATCACTTGTTgatttgttttcactttgaGATGATCAAAAAGTACTCAGTGCCTACGTGTCTCAAAGTTTTTGTGGTGTGGTTGTATAAGAGTATGGTAAAATATAATTCTCAATGATTTTGATGTTTATAAAATACTcgtgtttaaaaacaaaaacaaattacaattgCACATAATGCTCTTTATAATTTGATTCTGATGCCATCACATGGATttctagcatttttttttttaaccttaagTAGAAGACAAGCATGAAAAACATGCATgtccatgtatgtatgtagctaCTGTGTACTTCTATGTTTGTGTTGctaaaaagtcattttttttaatgatgtacATTGTATCTTTTGATTAGTTCACAGCATTGCCTCTGAGCACTGTAGTGCAGCCTCAGTCTCAGGCCTCCTTTGAGTACTCCTTTATCCCAGCTCAGCCCATGGCAGGTCGCCCTTTTGGTCTTGTTATCCTCCTCAACTATCTTGACATTGAGGTAAAAAggtttttcattatttatttatttaagggaagaaaaaaaagtttggtgGTGCTAGAGAAAAGATGAAGTGTGATGATTTTTGCTCTGCAGGGAGGTTTTTCTAAGCCCATCTCAAATTCTGATGATTCATGAAAATGAATACCTGAAGAAGACATTTTCAACAAAgcagtctgtctttctgtttgtcttcATGTAACAGctacattttctatttttgtataATGGGGATGGCTGGCGATTTTGAGC encodes the following:
- the LOC144516700 gene encoding translocon-associated protein subunit alpha-like; this encodes MFNFGSKFLVLLLLAFPCGLISIGQVSADSDSAEDIAEDPDAAVDEEEEDDEEVLVEEDQIQPSEGEEEDSDEAADKLLTSHPDADTTILFMTGEEFPANEIVRFLVGFTNKGSQDFTVQSLEASFRYPQDFQFYIQNFTALPLSTVVQPQSQASFEYSFIPAQPMAGRPFGLVILLNYLDIEGNVFQTAIYNQTVTIIELEEGLDGETMFMYIFLVGLVALMLFGMYQVLETRTKKRIPVKIEKGTGGMNDVDISWIPQETLNVMNKASPKASPRKRTNRAAGADQ